The following coding sequences lie in one Nitrososphaera sp. genomic window:
- a CDS encoding EMC3/TMCO1 family protein, giving the protein MIPDLGALIGQIFGQTTYTSHPLFPDFLTAVLAAISISIGMNFGFAFLRKKTTDIEKMNRVMKETTEWRKQYTDAIKKQDKPRIEELKKKQAYVNKLTLETQQQSMRPMLIYFIPSLLVWFYVFPNIFGAVVALSPVQLPFVTCTQADVAKHAQLDAHGKPGSPCTEVNEMYLWGMFFVTSFAFNGVVAKITKTGMPSPI; this is encoded by the coding sequence ATGATCCCGGACTTGGGCGCGCTTATTGGCCAGATCTTTGGCCAGACGACCTACACCTCCCATCCCTTGTTTCCGGACTTTCTTACGGCTGTGCTTGCCGCCATTTCGATTTCAATTGGCATGAATTTTGGTTTTGCGTTCCTCCGCAAAAAGACAACCGACATTGAAAAAATGAACCGGGTCATGAAGGAGACCACGGAATGGCGCAAGCAGTACACCGACGCCATCAAAAAGCAGGACAAGCCCCGAATCGAGGAATTAAAGAAGAAGCAGGCCTACGTCAACAAGCTGACGCTGGAGACCCAGCAGCAGAGCATGCGGCCGATGCTGATCTACTTTATCCCCTCGCTCCTTGTCTGGTTTTACGTGTTTCCCAACATATTCGGGGCAGTCGTTGCCCTGTCTCCGGTACAGCTCCCGTTTGTGACATGCACCCAGGCCGATGTGGCCAAGCACGCCCAGCTGGACGCGCATGGGAAACCCGGAAGCCCCTGCACCGAGGTGAACGAGATGTACCTCTGGGGCATGTTCTTTGTCACGTCTTTTGCTTTCAACGGCGTCGTAGCAAAGATTACCAAGACCGGCATGCCGTCGCCGATTTAG
- a CDS encoding beta-propeller fold lactonase family protein encodes MNKMRFLSVVFAAALLSLVVSGTGRFAAAETSNSAAAGAVFTMTNSASGNSIVAYDRAANGSISIAGTFPTGGSGTGAGLGSQGSITTADNGHWLLAVNAGSNEISVFKLTKNPALSLTLTDKVSSNGIRPISITASGNVVYVLDNGTTSAGNIAGYHLESGKLFAIPHSIKPLSGVAAAAQISFNPQGNLLIVTEKSTNTIDTYTVDPKGVASGPVLNTSRGITPFGFAVDNRGHIVVSEAVSGALSSYSVSKSGALTTISGSVTDGYAAACWVVITSDDKIAFTTNAHSNTISSYSIAGNGSLSLLQGLSASTDAAPTDMALSHGSKYLYVVDSGTSEIQAFKVHSDGTLGLIQTVGSVKGIVGLAAAN; translated from the coding sequence ATGAACAAGATGCGTTTTCTATCCGTGGTCTTTGCGGCAGCTTTGCTGTCCCTGGTTGTTTCAGGCACAGGGCGGTTTGCTGCAGCTGAGACAAGCAATAGCGCGGCAGCAGGCGCCGTGTTTACCATGACAAACTCTGCGTCAGGCAACAGCATCGTCGCATACGACAGGGCAGCGAACGGCAGCATCAGCATCGCAGGAACATTTCCAACCGGCGGGTCAGGCACAGGTGCGGGACTGGGAAGTCAGGGTTCGATTACAACTGCTGACAACGGCCACTGGCTTTTAGCTGTTAATGCAGGCAGCAACGAAATCTCTGTCTTCAAGTTGACCAAGAACCCGGCGCTGTCGCTTACGCTAACAGACAAGGTCAGCTCGAACGGCATCAGGCCAATCAGCATCACGGCAAGTGGTAACGTAGTTTACGTGCTAGACAACGGCACAACCTCAGCAGGCAACATTGCAGGCTACCACCTTGAGTCAGGCAAGCTCTTCGCAATCCCGCATTCTATCAAGCCGCTCTCTGGAGTAGCAGCAGCTGCCCAGATATCCTTCAATCCACAGGGTAACCTTCTCATAGTGACTGAAAAGTCGACAAACACAATCGACACTTACACCGTCGACCCGAAGGGTGTTGCGTCAGGTCCAGTACTGAACACGTCTCGTGGCATTACTCCGTTTGGATTTGCAGTTGACAACAGGGGTCACATTGTAGTAAGCGAGGCTGTCAGTGGAGCTCTCTCATCATACTCGGTGTCCAAATCCGGCGCGCTAACTACGATTAGCGGCTCGGTCACTGACGGCTATGCGGCGGCCTGCTGGGTAGTCATCACCTCAGACGACAAGATTGCATTTACCACCAATGCCCACAGCAACACCATCTCAAGCTACTCTATCGCGGGCAATGGATCGCTCAGCCTGTTGCAGGGACTGAGTGCAAGCACGGACGCTGCTCCCACGGACATGGCACTGAGCCACGGCAGCAAGTACCTGTATGTTGTGGACTCGGGCACAAGCGAGATCCAGGCGTTCAAGGTACACTCTGACGGGACCCTCGGCCTGATTCAGACGGTCGGCAGCGTGAAAGGAATAGTTGGTTTGGCCGCTGCCAACTAA
- a CDS encoding RNA-guided pseudouridylation complex pseudouridine synthase subunit Cbf5 produces MSALPQLQNLVKVDDDTTDDKHGHYPYQRPVEDLLYYGLVLIDKPAGPTSHEVVAWVKKMLQIEKAGHSGTLDPGATGLLPMGLGEGTKALSVLLIGPKEYYALARLHAHVSPEKLRRTISEFTGEIYQRPPQRSSVKRQTRVRNVYEFEALEEYDRLVLLRVLCEAGTYIRKIIYDVGEVLSPGATMVELRRTRVSNFSESKQGFVRLHDLADAFQRYKESGDEQKLRRLIRPVEESLELIRAIVVRDTAVDAICHGAPLAVPGVLSVPADLARGELVGVYTIKGEIIGLGQAAMTKDEIEQATKGVALVMNRIIMRPGTYPKGWRTRGDHAGPALSAPLPTSSVNLEKLENESDADY; encoded by the coding sequence TTGTCAGCATTACCCCAGCTGCAGAACCTTGTCAAGGTGGACGATGACACCACCGACGACAAGCATGGCCACTACCCGTACCAGAGGCCGGTCGAGGACCTGCTGTATTACGGCCTTGTGCTGATAGACAAGCCCGCGGGCCCGACCAGCCACGAGGTCGTCGCCTGGGTAAAAAAGATGCTCCAGATAGAAAAGGCGGGGCACAGCGGAACGCTGGACCCCGGCGCGACAGGGCTTCTTCCCATGGGCCTTGGCGAGGGCACAAAGGCGCTTTCCGTGCTGCTGATAGGTCCCAAGGAGTACTATGCGCTTGCCCGGCTCCATGCCCACGTCTCGCCTGAAAAGCTGCGCAGGACCATATCCGAGTTTACCGGCGAAATTTACCAGAGGCCTCCACAGCGCTCGTCTGTCAAGAGGCAGACACGCGTGAGGAACGTCTACGAGTTTGAGGCCCTGGAGGAATACGACCGGCTCGTGCTTTTGAGGGTGCTCTGCGAGGCCGGCACCTACATCCGCAAGATAATCTACGACGTCGGCGAGGTGCTGTCGCCGGGCGCAACCATGGTCGAGCTTCGCAGGACCCGCGTCAGCAACTTTAGCGAGTCCAAGCAGGGGTTCGTGCGGCTGCACGACCTCGCGGACGCGTTCCAGAGGTACAAGGAGAGCGGCGACGAGCAAAAGCTCAGGAGGCTCATAAGGCCCGTCGAGGAGTCGCTTGAATTGATACGGGCCATAGTCGTCAGGGACACCGCGGTGGACGCAATCTGCCACGGGGCGCCGCTAGCCGTGCCCGGCGTCCTGTCGGTGCCTGCCGACCTTGCAAGGGGCGAGCTCGTGGGAGTGTATACCATAAAGGGCGAGATTATCGGACTCGGCCAGGCCGCAATGACAAAGGACGAAATCGAGCAGGCCACAAAGGGAGTCGCGCTGGTCATGAACAGGATAATCATGAGACCCGGCACCTATCCAAAAGGGTGGAGGACTCGCGGCGACCACGCCGGGCCGGCGCTATCTGCCCCGCTTCCGACTTCCTCAGTCAACCTTGAAAAGCTCGAAAACGAGAGCGACGCCGATTACTAG
- a CDS encoding NAD-dependent formate dehydrogenase — protein MAVLYSGGAAAQRNPELLGSAENALGLRDFLKNKGHELVVLTDKDTELEKNLPDTDILITTPFWPAYVTQERIAKAPKLRLVLTAGIGSDHIDLAAAARRGITVAEITGSNVVSVAEQVVMHILALVRNYIPAYKQVLEGRWDIAEIASNAHDLEGKTVGIVGTGRIGQRVCARLKAFDVTMFYYDNRRLTTAEEVILGARYAPLDQIIERSDVITINTPLTPETDGLFSRDVLFRMKKGAYLVNTARGKIVDTAALVEALEKGHLAGYAGDVWYPQPAPSSHPWRHMPNHAMVPHYSGTTLEAQKRYADGVRDCIDRFLSGKPIEREYLIVDGGRVVSPSYSYAFK, from the coding sequence GTGGCGGTGCTCTACTCTGGTGGCGCAGCGGCGCAGCGCAACCCCGAACTGCTAGGAAGTGCCGAAAATGCCTTGGGACTCCGTGACTTTCTAAAGAACAAGGGACACGAGCTTGTGGTCCTGACAGACAAGGACACAGAGCTTGAAAAGAATCTTCCCGATACTGACATTCTCATTACCACGCCCTTCTGGCCTGCATACGTCACGCAGGAGCGCATCGCAAAGGCCCCCAAGCTCAGACTCGTGCTCACCGCAGGAATCGGCTCCGACCACATCGACCTAGCGGCAGCGGCCCGCCGGGGAATCACTGTCGCAGAAATCACCGGCAGCAACGTTGTCAGCGTCGCAGAGCAGGTTGTAATGCACATACTTGCACTAGTACGAAACTACATTCCCGCGTACAAGCAGGTGCTTGAGGGAAGGTGGGACATTGCCGAAATAGCGTCCAATGCGCACGACTTGGAAGGCAAGACCGTCGGGATCGTCGGGACCGGCAGGATCGGCCAGCGAGTATGCGCCAGGCTAAAGGCCTTTGATGTTACAATGTTTTATTACGATAACAGGCGGCTGACGACCGCGGAGGAAGTAATCCTGGGCGCGAGGTACGCGCCGCTGGACCAGATTATCGAGCGGTCCGACGTCATTACGATAAACACTCCGCTTACCCCTGAAACAGACGGCCTGTTTAGCCGCGACGTGCTGTTTCGCATGAAAAAGGGCGCCTACCTTGTAAACACTGCCAGAGGGAAAATTGTCGATACCGCCGCGCTGGTCGAGGCGCTTGAGAAAGGACACCTTGCGGGTTACGCCGGCGATGTCTGGTATCCGCAACCTGCGCCGTCCAGCCACCCCTGGCGGCACATGCCCAACCACGCGATGGTTCCCCATTACTCTGGCACGACGCTTGAGGCGCAAAAGAGGTACGCCGACGGGGTGCGGGACTGCATCGATCGGTTCCTCTCCGGAAAGCCGATAGAGCGCGAGTACCTAATAGTCGACGGCGGCAGGGTTGTAAGCCCGAGTTACAGCTACGCTTTCAAATAG
- a CDS encoding SRPBCC domain-containing protein codes for MSRTFVAEQSYYFKSPPGKVFDSLTEPGLLVKWFLSKAKLDKKSGGAYQFDWIGGYHMEGKVKEFEEGKRVTFSRHDKIPSGEMVETSASFQVEKKGSGSILSLRHSGFRDPEHLAECSSRWAYYLTNLKSVLEYGHDLRSEYDW; via the coding sequence ATGTCAAGAACGTTCGTCGCGGAGCAGTCGTACTACTTCAAGTCGCCGCCGGGAAAAGTGTTTGATTCGCTTACAGAGCCGGGGCTGCTTGTCAAGTGGTTTCTCTCCAAAGCAAAGTTGGACAAAAAAAGTGGCGGTGCATACCAGTTTGACTGGATTGGCGGCTACCACATGGAAGGCAAGGTGAAGGAGTTTGAAGAGGGCAAGAGGGTGACGTTTTCAAGGCATGACAAGATACCTAGCGGCGAGATGGTCGAGACCAGCGCGTCGTTTCAGGTTGAAAAAAAGGGCAGCGGGTCGATCCTGAGCCTGCGGCACTCTGGCTTTAGAGACCCCGAACACCTTGCGGAATGCTCGTCGAGGTGGGCGTACTATCTGACCAATCTAAAGTCGGTCCTTGAGTACGGCCACGACCTCCGGTCCGAATACGACTGGTAG
- a CDS encoding O-acetyl-ADP-ribose deacetylase yields the protein MVLQLRWGTSSISMLRGDIVDQDADAIVNAANSSLYGGGGVDGAIHARGGPQILAECRRVRQTLWPNGLPTGMAAATGGGNLKARIVIHTVGPVWSGGLLDEPRLLSGCYRNCLAIANQSSVKSIAFPGISIGAYGYPLEAATRIALSTVWEFAEKKGAPERIAFVLFDERTLQVYRQTAAELDQGRLSSDRL from the coding sequence ATGGTATTGCAGCTTCGTTGGGGCACATCTAGCATAAGCATGCTGAGGGGTGACATCGTGGACCAGGACGCCGACGCGATCGTGAATGCCGCGAACTCGAGTCTTTACGGCGGTGGCGGCGTTGATGGCGCAATTCACGCCAGAGGCGGGCCGCAGATACTCGCAGAGTGCAGGCGCGTCAGGCAGACCCTGTGGCCAAACGGGCTGCCGACAGGGATGGCGGCTGCCACCGGCGGAGGGAACTTGAAGGCCAGAATTGTGATCCACACCGTCGGGCCAGTATGGTCTGGCGGCCTCCTCGATGAGCCCAGGCTGCTGTCTGGCTGCTACCGCAACTGCCTGGCGATTGCAAACCAAAGTTCAGTGAAAAGCATTGCATTTCCCGGGATAAGCATCGGGGCGTACGGATATCCTTTGGAGGCGGCCACAAGAATTGCTTTATCGACTGTCTGGGAGTTTGCCGAAAAGAAAGGGGCCCCAGAAAGGATTGCCTTTGTTCTGTTTGACGAGCGGACGCTTCAGGTCTACCGGCAGACGGCTGCCGAGCTTGATCAAGGCCGCCTGAGCTCAGACAGACTTTAG
- a CDS encoding PPK2 family polyphosphate kinase has protein sequence MLGNEGISIADFLIEHGQKVRLDKTDPDGTKAIKKQAVLAETEKLVEKLSGLQELLYAGQEQKVLIVLQAMDTGGKDGTIKHVFQGVNPQGVKVVNFRQPSQTELQHDYLWRVHQNVPASGEIVIFNRSHYESVTVVRVHRQISDEEASRRFKQINKFERYLTEEGMTILKFYLHIDSAEQKKRLIQRLNDPTKQWKFNINDLTERKLWTKYMEAYEQAIENTSTDYAPWYIVPANHNFLRNYIVSKVIVKSLEKLGLRYPKLKQDVNPADIQ, from the coding sequence GTGTTGGGAAATGAGGGCATCAGCATTGCAGACTTTCTGATAGAGCACGGACAGAAGGTGCGCCTTGACAAGACTGACCCCGACGGGACGAAAGCGATAAAAAAGCAGGCGGTGCTTGCGGAAACCGAAAAGCTGGTCGAGAAGCTTTCAGGCCTTCAGGAGCTTCTCTATGCAGGACAGGAGCAAAAGGTGCTAATAGTCCTGCAGGCGATGGACACCGGCGGCAAGGACGGAACCATAAAGCATGTCTTTCAGGGCGTCAATCCGCAGGGCGTGAAGGTCGTGAACTTTAGGCAGCCGAGCCAGACAGAGCTGCAGCACGACTACCTCTGGAGGGTGCATCAGAATGTGCCGGCAAGCGGAGAGATTGTAATTTTTAACCGAAGCCACTATGAAAGTGTCACTGTCGTCAGGGTGCACAGACAGATATCCGACGAGGAGGCGAGCCGCCGCTTCAAGCAGATAAACAAGTTTGAGCGGTACCTGACCGAAGAGGGCATGACAATCTTGAAGTTCTACCTGCACATCGATTCCGCGGAGCAGAAAAAACGCCTAATCCAGCGGCTAAACGATCCTACAAAGCAGTGGAAGTTCAACATCAACGACCTCACCGAGCGGAAGCTGTGGACGAAGTACATGGAAGCGTACGAGCAGGCGATAGAAAACACCTCGACGGATTATGCGCCATGGTACATTGTTCCCGCGAACCACAACTTTCTCCGGAATTATATCGTGTCCAAGGTGATTGTCAAGAGCCTTGAAAAGCTCGGCCTTCGGTACCCGAAATTAAAACAGGACGTCAACCCCGCCGATATCCAGTAA
- a CDS encoding adenylate kinase: MEGSNTISGPAGEIHSSKRAVIVGIPGVGKTTVIARASEILSQKKRSRTVVFGTLMFEEAKKTLGIKDRDEMRRLPVETQRRLQENAAQRISEMDEEVVIVDTHLFISTGEGYYPGLPMRLLNVMKPTNLIMVAATPDEIAGRRKNDQTRKRDSASPAEIQGDLEVSKSMIASCSVLTGAPFAVVMNSENGVEHAARQIARILGDGMK; the protein is encoded by the coding sequence TTGGAAGGAAGTAACACCATTTCAGGACCCGCAGGCGAAATCCACTCAAGCAAGCGTGCCGTCATCGTCGGCATTCCGGGCGTCGGCAAGACCACCGTCATTGCCCGCGCTTCAGAGATCCTCAGCCAGAAAAAAAGGTCCCGCACCGTCGTCTTTGGCACCCTGATGTTTGAGGAGGCGAAAAAGACGCTCGGCATCAAAGACCGCGACGAGATGCGGCGGTTGCCCGTGGAAACCCAGCGGAGGCTGCAGGAAAACGCCGCCCAGCGGATTTCAGAGATGGACGAGGAGGTCGTTATAGTGGATACCCACCTCTTTATCAGCACCGGCGAAGGCTATTATCCCGGCTTGCCGATGCGGTTGCTCAATGTCATGAAGCCCACCAATTTGATAATGGTCGCAGCGACGCCGGATGAAATTGCAGGCAGGCGAAAGAACGACCAGACAAGAAAACGCGACTCGGCAAGCCCTGCAGAGATCCAGGGCGACCTGGAGGTTTCAAAGTCAATGATAGCAAGCTGCTCTGTCCTTACAGGAGCGCCGTTTGCAGTAGTGATGAACAGCGAAAACGGAGTGGAGCACGCCGCCAGGCAAATAGCCAGAATACTCGGAGATGGGATGAAGTAA
- a CDS encoding MFS transporter → MSRPDQPSSDLSPLRYSIFRALWLAAIASNIGSLMEAVGESWLMASLTSSALLIALAYAADSISIVLLALPAGALADIVNRRRLLIASQAWMLAVAAALGVMTALSLVTPGMLLALIALLGIGEAVSLPAFSPFMLGSLPRSETRGAVTLIGVAMNLGRGVGPAIGGLVIALSGPAAVFFINAASFMGVIAALYWSKDQYKNPTQSSLPAERIAGAIKAGVRYVRHSSQIRAVLARSAAFTVPISIVPALLPTFVKYDLRLGSEAYGIFYGIFGLGAIVGGLVIIPRLSKRYSPDRLVFAGTLMFMGALALLSVTSSPVLIALAMVVAGTAQLMSYASLGYSLYGSLPNWVTARVASFYQLVVQAALVGGSIAWGSIADVVGVRISLIVAAASFGAGLAIRYRYRLMGEKAPDLSPSVRWPASELISSAGYDEGPVMVLIEYVIDPARIEEFTAAMDRVSVIRKRDGAFFWGLFRHDSKPNVFVESFLVDSWVEHLRQHERVTVADRQVLDRAISFHTGATPPAVSHFIAESSA, encoded by the coding sequence ATGAGCCGGCCCGACCAGCCGTCCTCGGACCTATCGCCGCTTCGATATTCCATCTTTAGGGCGCTATGGCTTGCGGCAATTGCCTCCAACATTGGCTCGCTGATGGAGGCGGTCGGAGAAAGCTGGCTTATGGCATCTCTGACGTCGTCGGCCCTTTTGATAGCCCTTGCCTATGCCGCTGACAGCATCTCAATAGTGCTGCTCGCACTCCCAGCAGGCGCGCTTGCAGACATCGTAAACAGGCGGAGGCTCCTGATTGCAAGCCAGGCATGGATGCTTGCCGTTGCAGCAGCTCTCGGAGTAATGACTGCGCTTTCGCTGGTTACACCAGGAATGCTCTTGGCGCTGATTGCGCTCTTGGGAATCGGAGAGGCGGTAAGCCTTCCCGCCTTTTCACCGTTCATGCTTGGCAGCCTGCCAAGGTCTGAAACAAGGGGAGCAGTGACTCTCATAGGCGTCGCCATGAACCTTGGACGGGGGGTCGGGCCGGCTATCGGAGGCCTTGTCATAGCACTGTCCGGACCTGCGGCCGTGTTCTTCATAAACGCGGCTTCCTTTATGGGCGTGATAGCGGCGCTGTACTGGTCAAAAGACCAGTACAAGAACCCGACGCAGTCCTCCCTCCCGGCAGAGCGCATTGCAGGCGCGATCAAGGCAGGGGTAAGGTATGTTCGCCATAGCTCCCAGATTCGCGCCGTGCTAGCACGGTCCGCCGCTTTCACGGTCCCCATAAGCATAGTGCCGGCGTTGCTGCCGACTTTTGTCAAGTACGACCTCCGGCTGGGCTCCGAGGCGTACGGCATATTCTATGGGATTTTTGGCCTCGGGGCAATCGTGGGGGGCCTTGTTATAATACCGCGTCTCTCAAAACGCTACTCCCCGGATAGACTTGTGTTTGCAGGCACGCTGATGTTCATGGGAGCGCTCGCGCTTCTCTCGGTTACAAGCAGCCCCGTGCTTATTGCGCTGGCAATGGTTGTCGCAGGGACTGCACAACTTATGTCCTATGCGTCGCTTGGATACTCGCTCTATGGTTCGCTTCCAAACTGGGTGACTGCGAGAGTGGCATCTTTTTACCAGCTGGTCGTGCAGGCAGCGCTGGTAGGCGGGAGCATCGCATGGGGCTCGATTGCTGACGTGGTCGGTGTGAGAATATCCCTGATTGTTGCCGCTGCCTCGTTTGGGGCGGGTCTTGCAATCCGATACCGGTACAGGCTGATGGGCGAAAAGGCGCCGGACCTTTCTCCATCGGTAAGGTGGCCCGCGTCAGAGCTTATATCGTCGGCGGGGTATGACGAAGGCCCGGTAATGGTCCTGATTGAATACGTCATTGACCCGGCGAGGATTGAAGAATTTACCGCCGCGATGGACAGGGTGAGCGTAATTCGCAAGCGCGACGGCGCCTTCTTTTGGGGGCTCTTTCGACACGACTCAAAGCCGAACGTCTTTGTCGAGAGCTTTTTGGTCGACTCGTGGGTCGAGCATCTCCGCCAGCACGAACGCGTAACGGTTGCAGACAGGCAGGTGTTGGACAGGGCAATTTCATTTCACACGGGCGCAACCCCTCCGGCAGTGTCGCACTTTATTGCCGAGTCTTCAGCCTGA
- a CDS encoding methyltransferase domain-containing protein, producing MAGKAEQKLYWSQSAAAMERWLPVSRQASGRLVERMISLSNIRPRSNVLDIATGIGDPAIDIARSNPSARVVGIDISPERLQVARKRSIEEGLGNTEFVEGDFEEMQLDNHFDAVFCKWGLMFFADVPKAIRKVHSILRPGGTFTAAVWAEKSQVHSTKMTSDLLALLEIAPPPQVVDPFRFSDHSKLAGMLSAAGFAGTSVEAVSVDYRYESIELLQEFLYDANYTFREALSLAKDGPGKAEVEKAIREAARPYMNRLAVVLPNKSILLHCTRP from the coding sequence GTGGCCGGCAAGGCTGAACAGAAATTGTACTGGTCGCAATCTGCGGCTGCCATGGAGCGATGGCTGCCGGTTTCCAGGCAGGCTTCAGGACGCCTGGTAGAAAGAATGATCTCGCTTTCAAACATCCGGCCTAGAAGCAATGTTCTGGATATTGCCACGGGAATAGGCGACCCGGCAATTGACATCGCACGGAGCAACCCTTCCGCGCGCGTTGTCGGAATCGACATATCGCCGGAGAGGCTCCAGGTCGCCAGAAAAAGGAGTATCGAGGAGGGGCTGGGCAATACCGAGTTTGTGGAAGGCGACTTTGAGGAGATGCAGCTCGATAATCACTTTGACGCCGTGTTCTGCAAGTGGGGATTGATGTTCTTTGCCGACGTTCCAAAGGCGATACGCAAAGTCCATTCCATCCTGAGGCCCGGCGGCACTTTTACGGCCGCCGTCTGGGCAGAGAAAAGTCAGGTCCACAGCACAAAAATGACATCCGACTTGCTCGCACTGCTTGAAATTGCGCCCCCTCCGCAGGTAGTCGACCCTTTCCGGTTTTCAGACCATTCAAAGCTGGCAGGCATGCTGTCGGCCGCCGGCTTTGCCGGAACCTCGGTCGAGGCCGTTTCGGTGGACTATAGGTATGAATCGATAGAACTGTTGCAGGAATTTCTGTACGATGCAAACTATACCTTCAGGGAGGCGCTGAGCCTGGCAAAAGACGGTCCAGGCAAGGCAGAGGTCGAAAAGGCAATCCGCGAGGCGGCAAGACCGTACATGAACCGGCTGGCAGTGGTACTGCCGAACAAGAGCATCCTGCTTCATTGCACAAGGCCATGA
- a CDS encoding SRPBCC family protein has protein sequence MGKVQVTSSIAIRAPPEIVWKYLCDAHMPTAPWCFQFGVPTPKTCRIVGETTGVGAHRQCQTNQGFVDQRITEWLPPRRLTFVATSDTIGLYRHIREMHDTFTLEQTSDSTTLTRQTNFETIGALSFIKAIIFKTTVKRIHRFTMKGFKALAEA, from the coding sequence ATGGGCAAGGTGCAGGTCACAAGCAGCATAGCAATCAGAGCCCCTCCGGAGATTGTTTGGAAATACCTGTGCGACGCTCATATGCCTACAGCCCCTTGGTGCTTTCAATTTGGTGTGCCCACGCCGAAAACATGCAGGATAGTAGGCGAGACAACAGGCGTAGGGGCTCATCGCCAGTGCCAGACAAACCAAGGCTTTGTTGACCAGCGAATCACTGAGTGGCTTCCTCCGCGTCGTCTCACCTTTGTCGCTACGTCTGACACAATCGGCTTGTACAGGCACATTCGAGAAATGCATGACACGTTTACTCTGGAGCAAACTTCTGATTCTACAACCCTGACCCGCCAAACTAACTTTGAAACTATTGGCGCACTTTCATTTATCAAGGCAATAATCTTCAAGACGACAGTCAAGCGGATCCACAGATTTACGATGAAAGGCTTCAAAGCGCTTGCAGAAGCCTGA
- a CDS encoding PPOX class F420-dependent oxidoreductase, with product MKILREITPEVEKLFKDRNFASFATVMEDGSPQVTPVWVDYAEGRILINTAQGRTKLRNVSRNPKVAVSVTDSSNPYTMVSVRGRIVEQDTGGADAHIDRMAKKYLNQDKYPFRAPGEKRVLLKISPESVTYMSP from the coding sequence ATGAAGATACTGAGAGAGATCACGCCTGAAGTCGAGAAGCTGTTCAAGGACCGAAACTTTGCATCGTTTGCAACAGTAATGGAAGACGGGTCGCCACAGGTCACGCCGGTCTGGGTGGATTATGCTGAGGGAAGAATCCTGATAAACACCGCGCAGGGAAGGACGAAGCTCAGAAACGTTTCGAGAAACCCCAAGGTTGCGGTTTCAGTCACTGACAGCTCAAATCCCTACACCATGGTTTCCGTGCGTGGCAGGATAGTCGAGCAGGACACAGGCGGCGCTGACGCACACATCGACCGGATGGCCAAGAAGTACCTGAACCAGGACAAGTATCCATTTCGAGCGCCCGGTGAAAAGCGGGTATTGCTCAAGATAAGCCCCGAGTCAGTAACGTACATGAGTCCCTGA
- a CDS encoding cytidylate kinase family protein encodes MPGQATFSIVISGWPAVGKTTIARALADQFKLKMYNGGDILKMLAADKGYRDAATRDDWWDTEDAKKFMEEREADPSFDKSVDTKLQDLVHKGGVVITSYTLPWLVAMGQKQSESSTRRAGETVLAHSVSSNIIKFWLKGSPENRAKRMANRDHIRVSDAGAIVSLRDEENRKIYKHLYGFEFGEDLEVFDYMLNTDVLKLEKLIEISKVIVTNHVSGLAA; translated from the coding sequence ATGCCCGGCCAAGCGACGTTTAGCATAGTGATTTCGGGGTGGCCCGCGGTCGGCAAGACGACAATAGCCCGCGCCCTTGCGGACCAGTTCAAACTAAAGATGTACAACGGGGGCGACATTTTGAAAATGCTGGCTGCGGACAAGGGCTACCGGGACGCGGCCACAAGGGATGACTGGTGGGACACCGAGGATGCAAAAAAGTTCATGGAGGAGCGGGAGGCCGACCCTTCCTTTGACAAGAGCGTCGACACAAAGCTGCAGGACCTGGTGCACAAGGGAGGCGTCGTCATTACAAGCTACACCCTGCCATGGCTCGTCGCAATGGGCCAGAAGCAGTCAGAGTCAAGCACGAGGAGGGCCGGCGAGACGGTCCTTGCGCATTCAGTCTCGAGCAACATAATCAAGTTCTGGCTGAAAGGCTCGCCTGAGAACCGGGCCAAGAGGATGGCAAACAGGGACCACATACGAGTGTCGGATGCCGGGGCCATTGTGTCGCTCCGCGACGAGGAGAACAGGAAAATCTACAAGCACCTCTACGGCTTTGAGTTCGGGGAGGACCTTGAGGTGTTTGACTACATGCTAAACACCGACGTATTGAAGCTTGAAAAACTCATCGAGATTTCAAAGGTCATAGTCACAAATCACGTTTCAGGCCTGGCGGCATAG